CCAAAGCGGACGCGATAATATATTCCTCGCTCTCCACCCTAGCCATTTTCGCCCGAATCTGGGCGTTCAGAAAATTGGGAACCGCAATAGCGGCCAGGATGCCGATAATGGCGACAACGATCAGCAATTCGATAAGAGTAAAAGCGGTTAAGGCTCTTGTCATGGCCCATTTCCATCCGAGAAAAACGACGTTAAATCCACTGTTCTTTGTTTTACCATACTTATTCCTAATTCGTCCATCTTTTTTTCGATAATCTTTCGTCAAGAATGTTCCAAGGCGTTTTACCATAGATATTTTTCCCATTATAAGGAAAATAAGCGGAAGACTGGATAAAGATCGATAGAAAGGAAGCGAATCATGAAAACAAGGTGGTTAATAGGTTTGGCGGGCTTTATCGCCGCTTGGTTTTTCGTCAACGGATATTCTTCCTGCGCCGCCGAGAAGGAATTGCGGATCATCGCCTTCGGAGCGCATCCCGACGACTGCGAGATACGGGTGGGCGCCTGCGCCGCCAAATGGGCGAAATTAGGGCATAAGGTTAAATTCGTTTCCGCCACCAACGGCGACATCGGCCATTCCGTCATGGCGGGCGGCCCTCTCGCCCTGCGCCGCACGCGGGAAGTGGAAGAGGCCGCCAAGATTCTCGGCATCGAAACTCAAGTGCTGGATATCCACGACGGCGAGATCATGCCGACGCTGGAGAACCGCAAGATGTTCATCCGCCTGATCCGCGAATGGAACGCGGACATCGTCATCACCAACCGGCCTAACGATTACCACCCAGACCACCGTTATACCTCTATCCTAGTGCAGGATGCCGCTTTTATGGTAACGGTTCCCTTTATTTGTCCCGATTCGCCGCCCATGAAGAAAAATCCGGTTTTTCTTTATTGGCCGGACCGGTTCCAGAAGCCGTATCCCTTTACGCCGGATATCGCGGTGGGCATAGACGATGTAGTCGAACAAGCTTTCCATGCTTTAGAGCGTTTGAGATCGCAATTCCAAGAACAAGGCGCGGGCGGAAATGGCGATCCCGCTTCCTTCTTCCAGGGAGACGAGAAAGCCAGCCTTGAATTTACGAAGAACCGCTTCGATGGGCGGTTGCGGGCGCAGGATTCCTGGCGGCCATTGCTGGAGAAATTTTACGGCAAGAAAGAAGCCGCCAAGATCAAGTACGCCCAAGCATTCGAACTCTGCGAATACGGACGCAGCCCCAGCAAAGAGGAATGGATGCAGCTGTTTCCCTTCTTCCCCAAAGAATGATGAGTCATAAACTCTATTTCCACCTTTTCCTATTCTTCAAGGTATAGATTTTCCATTCATGAGAAAGGAAAATATTGGCGATTTTCATTAGCAATAAAAAGAAAGGACATGAATAATGAGAAAAGGTTTGCTGATAAGTTTGGCCGGTTTCATCGCTGCGATCTTCATGGCCAATGGATTCGACGCTAACGCCGCCGAGAAAGAACTGCGGATCATCGCTTTTGGGGCGCATCCCGACGACTGCGAGATCGAAGTCGGTCCCTGCGCCTACAAATGGGCGCAGTTGGGGCATAAGGTCAAATTCGTTTCTGTGACCAACGGCGACATAGGACATTCCGTCATCGCCGGAGGTCCGCTCGCCTTGCGCCGTACGCTGGAAGCGAATGAAGCCGCCAAGATTCTAGGCATCGAAACGCAGGTTTTGGATATTCACGATGGAGAACTAATGCCGACGCTGGAGAACCGCAAGACGATCATCCGCTTGATCCGGGAATGGAACGCGGACATCGTCATCACCAACCGGCCCAACGATTATCACCCCGACCACCGGTATACGTCGATTCTGGTGCAAGACGCGGCGTATATGGTAACGGTTCCCTTCATTTGTCCCGATGTTCAGCCTTTGAAGAAGAATCCCGTGTTTCTCTATTGGCCGGATGGATTCCAGAAGCCGTATCCCTTTTCTCCCGATATCGCCGTAGGCGTCGACGATGCGATGGAACCGATGTTTAAGGCCTTGGATTGCTTGAAATCGCAATTCCACGAAGAAGGCGCAGGCGGAAACGGCGATCCCGCTTCCTTTTTCAAAGGAGACGAAAAGGCCAGCCTCGAATTTACAAAGAAATATTTCGACAGTTGGTTCCACGCGAAACCGGAATGGAAGCCGATGCTGGAAGAATTTCACGGCAAAGAGGCCGCCGCCAAGATCCGCTACGCCAAAGCTTACGAACTATGTGAATACGGAAGGATTCCTAACAAAGAGGAATTAAAACAGCTATTTCCCTTCTTTTCGAAATAAGGGCATTCCTAAGAGAATACAAAACGGGGCGGATCAATCTGAGTTATCCGCCCCTCTTTTCTTTTACTAGAGCAATTCGGATATGAGTAAGAAGAATTAAGATCATTCAGCTAGGCGGGGCTTGCTTAGCTCGACCTACCCTGCATGTCTACTGTTTTAGGACTATTCCGCCTTTTCCACGGCGGCGGGTTTGGGTTGGACGGCGGGGACTTCGTTTTTGACTTTGGCCAGAACTTTGAGATTATAAAATTCCGTATATCCGCACAATTCACAAGTGACGGTCAGATAACGGTTGTTGTTGAATTGCAGACGCAATTTTTTCGGCAAGCTGCTCAACGACAATTCTTCCGCATAGAAGACGCGGCCCCGGCATTTGGGGCAAGTATAATTGGAAAAATGCTGGGTATAATTCTTCATCGTTCTTTAGAACCAGCCAGGCGAAGCATCGTCAAAATCGATACGCTTATGGTTATTATTTAGCACGCTGCGCTGTTTGTTGCAAGCAGTGAATTCATATCCCCGCTTTAGAAGGGAAACAACCGTTCCCAATCCTGCTCGGAGGGACGAGAGCCGTATTCGCACAATTCGAACGGTTCGGCCCAGCGAATGGCGGCAGCTTTCGCATTTCCATAACGCTCGGCGAGCCAGCCGCGGGCGCAGTCCGTCATGGCGCAAAGCCATTCGCCCCAAGATTCTTCCAGCCATTTTCTACGCTCCGAATCGGAAGCGGGAACGGAGTCAAGAGAATTTTCTACATAAGGCAGCCATTCGTAAAACTGCGATTCATGGCAGTGCATCATATCGAGTTTTTTCGCCATAACGCCGTCTACATCCACGGCGGCGTCCACTTGAAAGGGATAAGGCTTGCGGTAGGCGTCCCAGACGTAAAAGAAAAAGGGATTTTTTCGCAGGGCGGGAACATCGGGACAGACGTTGGGAACCACAACCATATACGCCGAATCTTGAATCAAGATGCCCACGGCGCGATGATCGGGATGATAATCGTTGGGGCGATGGCAGAAGACGATGTCGGCGCGCCATTGGCGGATCAGGCGGATCACTTGATAACGCGCCTCTAATGTCGGCTGCAGCTGGCCGTCGTGAAAATCAAGCACGCGGTATTGTATGCCCAAAACCGAAGCCGCCCGTTGGGCTTCCGCCGCGCGCCGCCGGGCCAGCGTTTCCCCGCCATCGTTTTGATGTCCAGCGTCGCCGTTCGTCAGAGAGACGAAGAGAACTTCATCGCCCCGGGCAGCGTATTTGGCCGCCGTTCCTCCGGCGAATATCTCGCAATCGTCCGGATGCGCCCCAAACGCGATTATCCGCAAAGGCGCGCGATTCTCTTGGTCGTTCATGGCCGTTTCCCGCTTTCCCAATTACGCCCAACAAGATTTAACCCCGCCCGGATTCGAAACAATATCGGGCGGGGTTATGCCGGCTTTCATTCATTTCCCATTAATTTTCTGCAAACTTGCCCACAATCTTAACGCAGCCGACGGGGCGGCAAGATTTCAAGGCATTTTTCAAGCCGTCGGGGATGTAGTCCTCGTAAATCTCCGTAGCTGCTTTATCGCCGATATTAAGCCCTTTTTCTATGGCGCCTTCTTTTTCGTACTTCTTAATAAGCGCTTCGCCGAAGAAGAATTTATTCTTTATCGCTTTCCCATCCAAAATATAGAGAAACGGCTCGTCGACATTTTGCGCGCACAATACGATAACGACGCGGCGCAGTCCATCGGTTTCCTGCGTATAATAAAAGCGCTCGATGGCGAATTCGCTATCGTCCGAGGCTGCTTTACCCTTCACTAATCCATCTGGATCGACGGTGACGGAAATGGTGAATTTGACGTATTCCACTTCATCCTCGAGCATCGCCCACGCTTCGCCATCGCCTTTCCAGGTAAAAGGAAGTTGGATTTCCTGAGCGTAAGCGAACAATCCCGCGCTCATGAGAATCGCCCCCGCAATGACCATAGCCCCGATAGCTGCCAACCTCATTTTGCGATTCATTATCATCTTTTTTTCCCTCCGTTTTTTTTGTTATAAAAATTCCAAAATATTGTTTATCGGATTCTCCTGCGCATCAATCCCCATCGGCGATTAATTTTTCATGAGTTCTTCGAATAATTTCGGATATCGGTTGCGTTCCAAGGGAATCAAGCGAAAAGAGGCGCTGCGCTGCGTCTCATCGAGACGGCTGGACGATAGAAGATGCCGTGAGGGATGGAATCGATCGCCCAAGCCCGCCGCGGCGGAATTGACGCTCACCAGCGTTCCCTCAGCGCCAGGTTCGAAAGCGAGGCTGCCGTCCAGCATCATAATGCCCAAGCCATTGCCCTTTTCATCCACAAAAGCGGCGAGATTGACGCGCAAACGGTTGCCAGGCGCAAAATCTTTAAGTGGAGAGAGACCGAATATTCCTCGATGCGACGAGAGGCTGCCGCCGGGATAAGAGGGATAGGGGCCGTCTCCCAGCCAGAGGATGCGGTCGAGGCGGGCGGGGATCAAAAACGATAGTCCCACTTCAAGAAAATTACGTACGGCGGGACCGGGATCAAGACGATATCGTACATCGCAAAAGCCGAACGGCGATGCCAGAACATCCAATTGCATAACGACCGCCCGGCTGGGATCGTCCGCTGGGATGGAAGCGTAAACCGATTGAATCTCCACCTCATCGCCTTTGGGATTGACGACTCGGCCCTGCGTTTTCAAGTCCTTCAACAAAAACGGCTCCGGCAGCGTCAAACGGCCTTCCTGTTGATGCAACCGATCCACCAGCGAAGGTTGGCGGCCAAGGCGGATATAGGGCCCGCCGGTAACGAGGCGATAATTGCCTTGCCGAAGCAGTAGAAACCAGGAAGGAGATGCGGCGGGAAGGCGGAAAAGAAAGGTTTCGGCTTCGATGCGGATTTCATCGACGGCGGCGTCCACTTTCCATTTTTTGTTCCATATCATGTCGCGCAGCCGCATGAGGAAAGATTTTTCCCAATCGGCCGGTTTGAGCCAGGCGGAGGATTCGTCGATGAGACGGCCATCCGGGGCGCTGAATTGCATAACTAAGTTATATTCATGATCTACTACATCGCCGGGGATATTCAAAACCAGAGCCATCGCCATTTTCTGGCGCGGGGGAAGTTGCAGTTGAATGGCTCCGCTATCGGCCTGCTCTCGATTGCGCCATAAAGTCCAGCGGCAGGATGCTTCTTGAAGATTGGAGAATTCATAAAAATTATGCAGCGTAAGCTCCACCGTTCGCTTTCCCGGCTTAATGGGAATAATATCTTCTTCAATTTGAATAGGGGAATACGCCTTGCGTATCAGGAAATAATTGGCCGGAAGGATTTTATCGGCGAAAGCGGCGGCGGCATTCTTGTCTTCGAATGGATCGATAAATGCGCCCGTCAGCTGGGGATTGCGCCGAATTTCAGGCCACAGTTCTTCCAATCCTTCCATCGCGTTATCCAAAGCGGCGGGATAACCAATAACAATGGCCGGTTGGGACAGGCGCGATAATCTTTTCAGATCGTCCAACGACTCGCAAGCAGGCGCCCATAAATCCGCTTGCTCTAAATACGATTCCGCCGACGGCCCCGAAATGATAAGCGAACGGCTTGCATCCCATTCCTTGAGAGATTTTACGACTCCCGAAATGGCGTCAGGTTCTAATTCGCCGCAGGGCAGATTCCAGGCGATCAAGGCGGGATCGAGGGAATAAGCCTGGATCGTCTCCTTGATTCCCGAAGCTGGATGGATGGTCCCCGCAGCGCTCGCCGGAAGCGAATCGGCGCCGAAAGGAATATTGCAGACGACATAAAAACCGTATTGGCCGCAAAGTTCCATCAGGCGCGGATGGGGCGGATGGGGAAAGAATATGGCATTGATATTGGCGCCGCGCAGAAATTCCAGGTTGCGGCGCCAAAGGTCTTCGCTGGGCGTCTGAGTTTCGATATCGCGATATACGGCGCCGCGCAGTTTGATGGGAACGCCGTTCAAACGCAATTCGCCGCCAACGGTTTCGACGCGGCGCGGAGCGACGAGACGCTCGACGCGGTTAAGCGTCTCTCCCCGGCGGCGCAGCTCGACGGCGAGCCGGTAAAGGGAAGGATGTTCCGCATTCCAGAGGATGGGGTGGTATATCGGCAATTGCAATCGGCCCCAAGCGGCGTTCCCCTCTCTCTCAAACCAGGCTATCTGGCTATGGGCTGCTTCTTTCCCTTGGGGATCGATTAGGGAGACGTCCAACGCAATGCACTCCCAATCGGCGTCATCCTTCAATGAAAGAATGCGGACCGTTAACCCGATGGAGGCGGATTCTTCGCCCTTGTTATCCTTAGCAAAACGCCATTCGCCGCTCAAAAAGAGCGAAAAGGGCGACTGAGAATTATCCGGCTGCGCCGCTTCGCCGCCGAACGCGATATGGAATAATAGAAAAAAGAAGCAAGCCCATCGTTTCATAGAAATCGCCGATTCCAATGAAAAAAAAAGAACATCATCCAATGAAGAT
The window above is part of the Candidatus Omnitrophota bacterium genome. Proteins encoded here:
- a CDS encoding PIG-L family deacetylase, with amino-acid sequence MKTRWLIGLAGFIAAWFFVNGYSSCAAEKELRIIAFGAHPDDCEIRVGACAAKWAKLGHKVKFVSATNGDIGHSVMAGGPLALRRTREVEEAAKILGIETQVLDIHDGEIMPTLENRKMFIRLIREWNADIVITNRPNDYHPDHRYTSILVQDAAFMVTVPFICPDSPPMKKNPVFLYWPDRFQKPYPFTPDIAVGIDDVVEQAFHALERLRSQFQEQGAGGNGDPASFFQGDEKASLEFTKNRFDGRLRAQDSWRPLLEKFYGKKEAAKIKYAQAFELCEYGRSPSKEEWMQLFPFFPKE
- a CDS encoding PIG-L family deacetylase; the encoded protein is MRKGLLISLAGFIAAIFMANGFDANAAEKELRIIAFGAHPDDCEIEVGPCAYKWAQLGHKVKFVSVTNGDIGHSVIAGGPLALRRTLEANEAAKILGIETQVLDIHDGELMPTLENRKTIIRLIREWNADIVITNRPNDYHPDHRYTSILVQDAAYMVTVPFICPDVQPLKKNPVFLYWPDGFQKPYPFSPDIAVGVDDAMEPMFKALDCLKSQFHEEGAGGNGDPASFFKGDEKASLEFTKKYFDSWFHAKPEWKPMLEEFHGKEAAAKIRYAKAYELCEYGRIPNKEELKQLFPFFSK
- a CDS encoding zinc ribbon domain-containing protein, whose product is MKNYTQHFSNYTCPKCRGRVFYAEELSLSSLPKKLRLQFNNNRYLTVTCELCGYTEFYNLKVLAKVKNEVPAVQPKPAAVEKAE
- a CDS encoding PIG-L family deacetylase, coding for MNDQENRAPLRIIAFGAHPDDCEIFAGGTAAKYAARGDEVLFVSLTNGDAGHQNDGGETLARRRAAEAQRAASVLGIQYRVLDFHDGQLQPTLEARYQVIRLIRQWRADIVFCHRPNDYHPDHRAVGILIQDSAYMVVVPNVCPDVPALRKNPFFFYVWDAYRKPYPFQVDAAVDVDGVMAKKLDMMHCHESQFYEWLPYVENSLDSVPASDSERRKWLEESWGEWLCAMTDCARGWLAERYGNAKAAAIRWAEPFELCEYGSRPSEQDWERLFPF
- a CDS encoding glycoside hydrolase family 2 TIM barrel-domain containing protein, with product MKRWACFFFLLFHIAFGGEAAQPDNSQSPFSLFLSGEWRFAKDNKGEESASIGLTVRILSLKDDADWECIALDVSLIDPQGKEAAHSQIAWFEREGNAAWGRLQLPIYHPILWNAEHPSLYRLAVELRRRGETLNRVERLVAPRRVETVGGELRLNGVPIKLRGAVYRDIETQTPSEDLWRRNLEFLRGANINAIFFPHPPHPRLMELCGQYGFYVVCNIPFGADSLPASAAGTIHPASGIKETIQAYSLDPALIAWNLPCGELEPDAISGVVKSLKEWDASRSLIISGPSAESYLEQADLWAPACESLDDLKRLSRLSQPAIVIGYPAALDNAMEGLEELWPEIRRNPQLTGAFIDPFEDKNAAAAFADKILPANYFLIRKAYSPIQIEEDIIPIKPGKRTVELTLHNFYEFSNLQEASCRWTLWRNREQADSGAIQLQLPPRQKMAMALVLNIPGDVVDHEYNLVMQFSAPDGRLIDESSAWLKPADWEKSFLMRLRDMIWNKKWKVDAAVDEIRIEAETFLFRLPAASPSWFLLLRQGNYRLVTGGPYIRLGRQPSLVDRLHQQEGRLTLPEPFLLKDLKTQGRVVNPKGDEVEIQSVYASIPADDPSRAVVMQLDVLASPFGFCDVRYRLDPGPAVRNFLEVGLSFLIPARLDRILWLGDGPYPSYPGGSLSSHRGIFGLSPLKDFAPGNRLRVNLAAFVDEKGNGLGIMMLDGSLAFEPGAEGTLVSVNSAAAGLGDRFHPSRHLLSSSRLDETQRSASFRLIPLERNRYPKLFEELMKN